The Stutzerimonas stutzeri DNA window CCAGCGCGCGCTTGCGGCCGTAGGGCAGCTCGACGGCGAGGGTCTGGGCGAAGGATTGCAGGTCCACTTCGGCGAGCAGCTGCATCACCTGATCGTCCAGCTCGCGCAGGCTGCGTTCGGACTTCCAGAAGTGGAAGGAGGTGCCCATCTTCTGCTGCAGCGCGACGCGCACGTTCTCCAGCACGCTCATGTGGCCGAACACTGCGGATATCTGGAACGAGCGCACCAGGCCGAGCCGGGCGATCTCGTTGGCCTTCATCGAGGTGATGTTCTTGCCGCGATAAAGGATCTCGCCGCGAGTGGGCGTGAGGAATTTGGTGAGCAGGTTGAATACGGTGGTCTTGCCGGCCCCGTTGGGACCGATAAGCGCATGGATATGACCCTGACGGACCTTCAGATCGACGGAATCCACGGCGGTGAATCCGCGGAATTCCTTGGTCAGGCCGCGCGTTTCCAGCACAAACTCTGGTTCCATGGGGTGCCCTCTAACCTTGATTGTTGTTGTTGGTTATGGCGCAGGTCGCTGCATGACCTTTACGTAAACGATAACAATCGGTTTCCGCAAACGGCAAGTGGCTTTTTCAAACAGGTGATTGAGCGATAAAAGCGTGCAGTTTGCAGGCAAATAGCCAGCATCGAATCACATCGAGAGCAGTTACCCCTAGGCGCACATTTTCCTGTTCGCCCCGTTCGCGGAGCACTGGAAAGCCGAAGGCAGCGTCTCTAATCACGCGAAAAAGCCGGGCCTGTGCGGCCCGGAAATTCCAACGAGGAGGTTCACTGCGGCGTTGCGGTTACCACAACGGCAGGCTGTAGCTGACGATGACGCGGTTTTCGTCCATATCGCTCTGGAAGTTGCTGCGGGTGGTGGCATTGCGCAGCTTGAGACCGAGGTTCTTCAGCGGGCCGCTCTGGATGACATAGGCGATATCGGTGTTGCGCTCCCAGGTCTTGCCTTCGCTGGCGCCGACACCGCGGTCGACGTTGTCACCCGAGACGTAACGGGTCATCAGCGTCAGCCCAGGGATGCCCATGGCAGCGAAGTCGTAGTCGTAGCGGACCTGCCAGGAACGCTCGTCCTCGTTGCCGAAGTCGTTGATCTGCAGCAGGTTGATCAGCGCGTTATCGCCCCCGGCGACGTAGGCGAAACCGGTGTCGCCGCGCATGTGCTGATAGCCACCGGTGAAGCCGTGGCCGCCGTGCCTGTAGGTGAACAGTGC harbors:
- a CDS encoding ABC transporter ATP-binding protein, which produces MEPEFVLETRGLTKEFRGFTAVDSVDLKVRQGHIHALIGPNGAGKTTVFNLLTKFLTPTRGEILYRGKNITSMKANEIARLGLVRSFQISAVFGHMSVLENVRVALQQKMGTSFHFWKSERSLRELDDQVMQLLAEVDLQSFAQTLAVELPYGRKRALELATTLALDPFVLLLDEPTQGMGSEDVDMVVELVRKAAANRTVLMVEHNLSVVSRLCDRITVLARGSVLAEGDYESVSANPQVREAYLGSEAATLEEAHA